The nucleotide sequence GCCCGACAGGTCCGCACCCCAGCTGGGCATGGGCTTGCGGTTGAAGATGTCGAGGGCCTTGAGGCGCTTCTCGAGCATCCAGCTGGTCTCGCTCTTCTTCTCCGAGATGTCGCGCACGACGGCCTCGGACAGGCCGCGCTTGGCGACGGAGCCCGCTTCGTCGGAGTCCGCCCAGCCGAACGCGTAGTGGCCCAGGGAGGCGATCGTCTCGTCCTGGGTCATGGTCGGCGCGGCGACGGGCGTGGCGGCCGTCGGGTCGACCTCGTTCTGGGTGACTGTCATGCGTGCTCCTTTCGGAGAGCGGTGCGGTTCGGCGCGGGCTGCGCGCCGGTTGGTACGTGGGTGGTGCACACCGGGTCGCCGTTGGCGATGGTGGCCAGGCGCTGCACGTGGGTGCCGAGCAGGTCCGCGAACACGGAACGCTCGGCCTCGCACAGCTCTGGGAACTCTGCAGCGACCTCTGCCACCGGGCAGTGGTGCTGGCACAGCTGGACGCCGTTGCCGACCTCGCGGGTCGATGCGGCGTAGCCCGCGTCAGTCAGTGCCTGGGCCAGGCTATCGGCCGTGGCTGCGGCACTCTGGTTCGGCTGGACCCGACTGGTGATGGCGGCGACGCGGCGGCGGGCGAACTCCCGGACCGCTGAGTCTCCCCCGAGCTCGCGCAGCTGGCGCAGCGCGGACGCCGCCAGCTCCGACAAGCCCTCCGAGCGGCCGAAGCGCGCCCGGCCGGTCGCGGTGAGCAGGTACTGCCGGGCGGGCCTGCCCCGACCCCGGCGCACCAGGGCGGGTGCACTGATGCTGGTGGCCTCGTCGCTGGCCACCAGCGCGTCCAGGTGTCGCCGGATCCCCGCGGGGCTAACCCCGAGGGTCTGCGCCACGTCGGACGCCGTGACCGGACCCTTCTCCAGCAGCTCGCGGGCCACGCACTCCCGGGTCTGCTGCTCCTGGGCACGGTGGGGCACACCCAGGGACTTGGCCTGCTCGGTCCGTCCAGGCAGCGCCGCGGCGGCCCGCGGACGGGTCACCGGACTCTCCTGCGCAGATAGGACCTTTTTCACAACACTAGTGTGACGCAATTGCCGTGGCGCTGTCCACTCGTGGGCCGTGGCGGTGTGCCGTGTCACCACGCGTGACCCGACTAGGGTGTCGCTGTGACACCGGCGGGACGAACACGGCGTGGTGACGGTCCCAGGGTGGCGTCGTCCGCCTCCGCAGCGGCACCGCCCGCGGAGGCGGGACGTCCACCGGAGCACCGGCGCTCGGTGCTGAGCACCGGCATCGCCCGCCTGCACGACGTGGAGCCACCGGCCGCCGCGCTCTCCCGGGCCGAGCTGGCCCAGCTGCGCGCCGCCCGCCGCCTCGGCGCCACCGGCACCGTCCTGATGGCCCTGGGCTCGCTGGGCGCCGGCGCCAACCCGGTGCTGCAGAACCCGCTGCAGGGGGTGCGGCTGCTGGGCCTGCCCGCCCGGATGCCCGCCACCGCGCTGGCCATCACCATCACCGGGATGATCCTGGTGGTGCTGGCGTGGCTGGTGATCGGTCGCTTCGCCAGGGGCGGCGCCCCGCGCCGGATGTCCCGCTCCCAGCTCGACCGCACCCTGCTGCTGTGGGCGCTGCCGCTCACCGTGGCGCCGCCGATGTTCAGCAAGGACGTCTACTCCTACCTGGCGCAGAGCGAGATCGCCGCCCGCGGGCTGGACCCGTACGTGCTCGGGCCGGCGCAGGCACTGGGGGTGAGCAACGTCCTCACCCGCACGGTCCCCACCATCTGGCGGGACACCCCCGCCCCCTACGGGCCGTTCTTCCTGTGGATCGGGCGCGGCATCTCCTCGATCTCCCGGGACTCCATCCTCACCGGCATCTTCCTGCACCGGTTGCTGGCCCTGGTCGGGGTCGCGCTGATCGTGTGGGCCCTGCCCCGGCTGGCCCGGCGCTGCGGGGTGGCCCCGGTGTCCGCGCTGTGGCTGGGTGCGCTCAACCCGCTGGTGCTGTTCCACCTGGTCTCCGGCATCCACAACGAGGCGCTGATGATCGGCCTGATGCTGGCCGGGGTCGAGCTGGCGCTGCGCGGGGTGGAGACCGCCGGGCCGCTGCGCGGGCGGGCCCTGCTGCTCCTCCTCGCCGGCTCCGCCCTGGTGGTGCTCTCCGCCGCGGTCAAGGTGCCCTCGTTGCTGGCGCTGGGCTTTGTGGGGATGGCGCTGGCCCGGCGGTGGGGGGCGAGCCTGCGTGCGGTGGTGGCGGCCGGGGCCCTGCTGCTCGGGGTGACGGCGGCGGTGTTCCTGCTCATCGGCGGGCTCAGCGGGCTGGGCTTCGGCTGGACCAAGACGCTGGGCACCGCCAACGCCGTGCGCTCCTGGATGTCGATGTCCACGCTGTCGGGCATGCTCACCGGCCTGGTCGGCAAGCTGCTGGGCCTGGGCGACCACACGTCAGCGATCCTCACCTACACCCGGCTCATCGGCTCGGCGCTGGCGACCTACGTGGGGGCCCGGATGCTCTTCGCGGTGCTGCGCGGGCGCCTGCACGCCGTGGGCGGGCTGGGCATCACCCTGGGAGCAGTGGTGCTGCTGTTCCCGGTGGTGCACCCCTGGTACCTGCTCTGGGCGGCGATCCCGCTCGCGGCGTGGGCGTCGGCGCCGGCCTACCGCCGGGTGGCGGTGGCGGTGTCCGCGGCCGTGGCGGTGCTGCTGATGCCCAACGGCGCGGAGTATCCGCCGTTCGTCATCGTGGAGGCCGCGGCGGCTGCCGTGGTCGTCGCCCTGGTCGCGATGTTCCTCACCCGCAAGGTGCTGCCGTGGCGGGAGTTCCTTCGGCCTGCCGCTCTGCCCGGTCGACCGGCCGCATACGCTGGCACCCCGTGACCTCTGCTTCCTCCGCGCCACCCGCTGCCGCCGTGCAGCTGCGCGACGTGGTCAAGTCCTTCGGTCCCACCACCGCGGTAGCCGGGCTCAGCCTCGAGGTGCAGCCCGCCCAGGTGCTGGCGCTGCTCGGCCCCAACGGCGCCGGCAAGACCACCACCGTCGAGATGTGCGAGGGCTTCTCCGCCCCCGACTCCGGCACCGTGCGCGTGCTCGGCCTCGACCCGGTGGGCCAGAGCGACGAGCTGCGTCCGCGGATCGGGGTGATGCTGCAGGGCGGTGGCGCCTACCCGGGTGCGAAGGCCGGGGAGATGCTCCGCCTCATCGCGGCCTACTCCGACCGCCCGCACGACCCGGACTGGCTGCTGCGCACGCTCGGGCTCACCGACGCGGTGCGCACGCCCTACCGGCGGCTCTCCGGCGGGCAGCAGCAGCGCCTGGCGCTGGCCTGCGCGCTGGTCAACCGCCCGGAGCTGGTGTTCCTGGACGAGCCGACTGCCGGTCTGGACGCCCAGGCCCGGCTGCTGGTCTGGGACCTGGTGGACGGGCTGCGCCGCGACGGGGTGAGCGTGGTGCTCACCACCCACCTCATCGACGAGGCCGAGGAGCTGGCCGACCACGTGGCGATCGTGGACGCCGGACGGATGGTCGCCGAGGGCACGCCCGCCGAGCTGACCACCGTCGGGGCCGAGCAGCAGCTGCGCTTCTCCGCGCCCAGCCGCCTGGACGTCGAGCTGTTGGCGCTGGCGCTGCCGGAGGGCTACATCACCTCGGAGCCACAGCCGGGGCGCTACCTGGTGGAGGGCGAGATCACCCCGCAGGTGCTGGCCACGGTCACCTCCTGGTGCGCGCGGATGGACGTGCTCGCCACCGACCTGCAGGTGGCACGACGCAGCCTGGAGGACGTGTTCCTCGAGCTGACCGGACGGGAGCTCAGACGATGACAGCGCAAGCCGATGCCCGCGGGCAGGCCGAGCCGCGCTTCCCCGCCGGGACCTTCGCACCGGACCCGCGCCCGGCCACCCCGGGGCGGATGCTGCTGGCCCAGGGCCGGCTGGAGCTGCTGCTGCTGCTGCGCAACGGCGAGCAGCTCCTGCTCACGATGCTCATCCCGATCACGCTGCTGGTGGGTCTGAGCCTGCTGCCGATCGTGGACCTGCCCGAGCCCCGGGTGGACTCGGTGGTGCCGGGTGTGATGGCTCTCGCCGTGATGTCCACCGCGTTCACCGGGCAGGCCATCGCGGTCGGCTTCGACCGCCGCTACGGCGCCCTCAAGCGGCTGGGCGCCACCCCGCTGCCGCGCTGGGGGATCCTCGGCGGCAAGGTGGCCGCGGTGCTCGTGGTGGTGGCGCTGCAGGCGCTGCTCCTCGGGGTGATCGGCCTGGCCATCGGCTGGCGGCCCAGCGTCGCTGGACTTGCCCTCGGCGTGATCGCCCTGGCAGTGGGGACTTTCGCCTTCGGCGCGCTGGGCCTGCTGATCGGCGGCTGGCTCAAGGCCGAGATCGTGCTGGCGCTGGCCAACATCATCTGGTTCGTGCTGCTGGGCCTCGGCGGCATCGTGGTTCCGTTGGACCGGCTGCCCGACGCCCTCGCCGAGATCGCCCGGCTGCTGCCCTCCGGGGCGCTCACCGAGGTGCTGCGCGAGGCGACCATGCACACGTCGGTGAACCTGACCGGGCTGCTGGCGCTGCTCGTGTGGGGTGTGGTGGGAGCGCTCGCCGCGACCCGCACCTTCCGCTTCACCTGACTCCCCCTACCATCGTTCACGTGCACCTCCCCGGCCTCTCGGCACTCCCCCAGCTGTCCGTTCCCGCCCAGCGCAGGTTCACCTTCGTGGCCGCGCTGACCCAGGCCGGGATCGCGGTCACCGGGGCGGTCGTGCGGGTCACCGGGTCGGGCCTGGGCTGCCCCACCTGGCCGCAGTGCTTCCCCGGCAGCATGGTGCCGACCGGCGCCCACGACGTCCCCGCCTACGAGCAGGCCATCGAGTTCGGCAACCGCCTGCTCACCTACGTGGTGACCGCGGCGGCGGTGGCGGTGCTGCTGGTGGTGCTGCGCGCAGGACGGCGCACGTCGCTCAAGCGCTACGCGTGGTCGCTGCCCCTGGGCACCGTGGTGCAGGCCGTGCTCGGCGGCATCACCGTGCTCACCGGGCTGGAGTGGTGGACCGTCGCCCTGCACCTGCTGGTCTCCACCGTGCTGGTCTGGCTGGCGGTGCAGCTGCACGTCGGGGTGGGCCAGCCGGACACCGGGCAGCCGCACCTGACGGTGCCGCCGCCGCTGCGGACGCTGCTCGCCGTGGCCACCGCCGTGCTCGCCGCCCTGATGGTCGCCGGGACCATGGTCACCGGCGCAGGACCGCACGCCGGCAACTCCGAGACCCCCCGCCTGGACCTCGACATCCCGGCACTGGCCCAGCTGCACGCCGAGCTGCTGGTCGGCTACCTGGGCCTGCTCGTCGGTGCCTACTTCGCCTTCAAGGCGGTGGCCGCACCCCGCGCTGTCCTGCGGCAGTGGTGGATCCTCGCCGCGGTGGTGCTCGCTCAGGGCGGGATCGGGGTGGTGCAGTACTTCACCGGCGTCCCCGAGGCGCTGGTGGCCGCCCACGTCGCTGGTGCGTGTGCCACCACCTGGGCCATGGCCGCGCTCTGGGCCAGGACCCGCGTGCGGACGCCGCTCACCGAGGACCTGGCCGACCGCTCGCCCCAGCTGAGCCCGGCCGCTGCCCACTAGGCCGCAGCGGCGGCCGGGGCGGCCTGCTCGCTAGCAGCCACCGCCACCCCCGTCGCCACCGCCACCGCCGTCACCGCCTCCGCCGTCGAAGGAGGAACCGCCGTGGGAGAAGGAACCGCCACCGTCGAAGCCGGACGTGGGGGACTCGCTGGTGGTCCGGCCCTGCGGGCCCGGGCGGTGCCGTCGCGCGACCAGGGTGGCGATGGCAACCACGACGAGCATGAGGCCCATGAAGACGAACGGGTTGTTCAGCGGCAGGTGGATCGCCCTGCGCACACCGTCGGGGACGAAGGCGAAGCGCACGTGCTCGTCGATCACCACGAGCGCAGGGATGCTCAGCAGCACGGCCAGCTGCAGGCCGGGGCCGGGACGACGACGACGCGCAGGCACGGGGGGCACAGCAGGACCCTAGTGCGGAGAAGGTGCGCGCGTGCGCCGTTCACGCACGCGCGCCGGGTGGGCTAGGCCAGGCGGGCCGAGCGCCGCACCCAGTCCGCCGGATCCCGGTCGACCACGCAGTACTCCCGACCGGCCGGGTCGCGCAGCACCGTCCAGTCCTCGGTGCGCCGCACCACCTCGGCGCCCAGACCCTCGTGCCTGCGCACCTCGGCGTCCCGGTCGGCCGCAGCGACGTCCAGGTGCGCCCGGGTGGGACCGCTCTCCTCGTCCAGCCGCTGCAGGAGCAGGTGCATCGGCAGCTCGTCGGGCGAGACGAGCCGCTCGAACACCATCGAGGTGATCCTCGGTTGCACCGGCCAGCCGGTCAGCTCGCGCCAGAACGCCGCCTCGGCGTCGTAGCGGTCCCGGGCGACGTCGATGCAGATCTGGTCGACCGCGGACGCGCCCTCCGGCCAGGGTGCCGGTGCCGCGCGGCGCGACTCCCCGGCGTGCGCCACCAAGCAGAACGGCAGGCCGCCGGGCGAGGTGAGCACCACCAGCCCGTCCCTGGGTCGGCTGGTGACCGTCGCCCCCAGCGCGGTGGCCTCGGCCACCGCCTGGTCGAGGCCGGCGACGTAGAGGTCGAGGTGCACCCGGGGCGCGTCGTCGACCTCCTGCAGCCACAGGTGTGGATCTGCGTCCACCGGCTCCAGCGGCACCAGCTCGCCGTGCTCTCCCCGGGGCGTGGCGGACACCGCGTGCCCGCTCACCGAGCTCCAGAACCGCGCGAGCTGCTCGCCCTGGGACGCTGGGGTGTCCAGGAAGGCGTTGATCCACCGCACCGGCACGTTCATCGCGTCGAGGCGGAGCTACTTGTCGCGAGCCAGGTACCCGGCCATCCTCTTGGCCAGGCCCTTGGGGGTCTTCACCGCGCCGGCGAGCTCACGGTCCCACTCGGCCTGCGTGGCGGTGGAGCGGGCCACCAGCTGCTCGGCGGTCTCCATGTCCGGAACCACCACGTCGCCCAGCGTGCCGTCGGCACCGACCAGCGTCACCCGCACGGCGCTGCGGCCGACGTACTGCACCACCGCGGTGGCACCGTCGCCGTGCTCGGCGGCGAACTTGTCCACCGTGCTCACCGCGCCCTTGGGGGCGTCGGGGTCGACTGGTTTCAGCTCGTTCGGCTCGCTGTCGCTCATGCGAGCACCTTAACGGGTCAGCCGGGGAGCCCATCGGGTAGGACTTACCCCGTGCGCGCCATCCAGATCACCGCCACCGGCGGACCCGAGGTCCTCGTCCCCACCACCGTCGCCGAGCCCGTGCCGGGGCCGGGCGAGCTGCTGGTCAGCGTGGCCGCGGCGGGGGTCAACTACATCGACACCTACTACCGGACCGGCCAGTATCCGGTGGAGCTGCCGTCCGTGCCCGGCCTGGAGGGCGCCGGCGTGGTGCAGGCCCTCGGCGCGGACGTCACCGACTTCGCGGTGGGTGACCGGGTGGCCTGGTGCTCCGCACCGGGCAGCTACGCCGAGCAGGTGGTGGTGCCCGCCAGCGCCGCCGTGGCGGTACCGGCCGGCGTGCCGGACGACCAGGCGGCCTCGGCGCTGCTGCAGGGCATGACGGCGCACTACCTGCTCACCTCCACCTACCCGGCCCAGCCCGGCGACACGGTCCTGCTGCACGCCGGCGCGGGCGGGGTGGGGCTGATGCTGACCCAGCTGGCGGTGGCCGCGGGCGTCACCGTCATCACCACGGTGTCCACCGACGCCAAGGCCGAGCTCTCCCGCACGGCCGGCGCCGCGCACGTGCTGCGCTACGGCGACGACCTGGCTGCGCAGGTGCGCGAGCTGACGGCGGGCGAGGGGGTGGCGGCGGTCTACGACGGCGTGGGCGCGGCCACCTTCGACGCCAGCCTGGCCGCGCTGCGGGTGCGCGGGACCTTGGCGCTGTTCGGGGCTGCCAGCGGGCCGGTGCCACCGGTGGACCCCCAGCGGCTCAACGCGGCGGGGTCGCTCTACCTCACCCGCCCCACGCTGGCGCACTACACGCGCAACCGCCCGGAGCTCACCTGGCGGGCCGACGCCGTGTTCGGGGCCGTCGTTGACGGCAGCCTGCGGGTGCGCGTGGGAGCCACCTACCCGCTGTCCGAGGCCGCCCAGGCGCACCGCGACCTGCAGGCGCGGTCCACCACGGGTTCGCTCGTCCTGCTGCCGGAGCCGAGCGGGAGGAACAGCTAGAGCAGGGTGGGCAGGTTCAGCACGGAGTCGACCGCGATGCCGATGAACAGCAGCGACAGGTACGTGTTGGACAGGTGGAAGAGCTTCATCGGGTTGGTCTGCCGACCGGCCTTGGTGGCCGCGTACAACCGGTGGGCCATCACCAGGAACCAGGCGCCGGTGAGCACGGCCACGGCGGCGTAGAGCCATCCGGTGGCCGGCAGCAGCAACAGGCTGACCGCCACCATCACCCAGCTGAAGAGCACGATCTTGCGCGTGACCTCCTGCGCGGTGGCCACCACCGGCAGCATCGGCACGCCGGCCGCGCGGTAGTCCTCCTTGTAGCGCATCGCCAGCGCCCAGGTGTGCGGCGGCGTCCAGAAGAAGATGATTCCGAACATGACCGCTGCCGGCCACTCCACCGTGCCGGTCACCGCGGCCCACCCGATGACCACCGGCATGCACCCGGCGGCGCCGCCCCACACCACGTTCTGGGTGGTGCGGCGCTTGAGCACCAGGGTGTAGACGAGGACGTAGAAGAGGATGGTCGCCACGGCGAGGACACCGGCGAACAAGTTGGTGGTGGCCCACAGCCAGAAGAAGGACAGCACGCCCAGCGCGAGCCCGAAGACCAGCGCGTGCCGGGTGGGCACGGTCTCCCGGGCGAGGGCGCGTCGAGCTGTGCGCTTCATCACCTTGTCGATGTCGGCGTCAGCCACGCAGTTGAGCGTGTTGGCGCTGGCCGCGGCGAGCATCCCACCGAACAGGGTGGTGAGCACCAGCAGCGGCAGGGGCAGCGGCAGCGGGTCGACACCGCGCTGCGCCAGCAGCATCGCCGGGATGGTGGTGACCAGCAGCAGCTCGATCACGCGGGGCTTGGTCAGCCCGACGTAGGCGCCCACCTTGGCGCGAAGGCGCTGACCAGCACCGTGACCCGGCCCCGGCGTCGCCTGCGCTCGGCTGGTCCGTTCCGCTGTCCGCACCGCTTCTCCTCAAATAAGATTCGGCCGTCAGTACAGAACTGTGACCCTCTACCGCGAGCAATGGTAGACGGCCTGCGGGCCACCACCCGCCCCGCACCGAGGAGTGTGGCGAGAACGTCAGCCCCGGGGTGACGGGGCATCGGCAGCCGGTGGCGCCCAAGATCATCGCCGACATCGTCATTGTGGTGCAGCCGCACTAGGCTTGGCCGCAGACAACGGGCAACCGGAGGCAGGACCCCGACGCCACCCTGTGCGCCGCACGGCGTTGACGTCGGGTCTCACCGCTGGTCCCACCCAGCAACAGTGTCAGGAGCCCCACGACGTGCCGGTGACCGCCGAGATCAGTGCCCTCACTCGACCCAACTACCCCGACGGCTGGTCGGAGCTGGACACCCGCGCCGTGGACACCGCGCGGGTGCTGGCCGCCGACGCCGTGCAGCACAAGGGCAACGGCCACCCCGGCACCGCGATGAGCCTGGCGCCGCTGGCCTACACCCTCTTCCAGCGGGTGATGCGCCACGACCCCACGGACGCCGACTGGATCGGTCGCGACCGCTTCGTGCTCTCCGCCGGGCACTCCAGCCTGACGCTGTACATCCAGCTGTACCTGGCCGGCTACGGGTTGGAGCTGCAGGACCTCAAGGAGCTGCGCACCTGGGGCTCGGCCACCCCCGGCCACCCCGAGCACCGGCACACCCCGGGCATCGAGATCACCACCGGCCCGCTGGGCCAGGGGCTGGCCTCGGCCGTGGGCATGGCGATGGCGGCCCGCCGCGAGCGCGGCCTGTTCGACCCGGAGCCGGAGCTGGGCCAGAGCCCGTTCGACCACCACGTGTACGTGATCGCCTCCGACGGTGACATCGAGGAGGGCATCACCTCCGAGGCGTCCTCGCTCGCCGGCACCCAGCAGCTCGGCAACCTCGTGGTGATCTACGACGACAACAAGATCTCCATCGAGGACAACACCGACATCGCGCTGAGCGAGGACACCGCCAAGCGCTACGAGGCCTACGGCTGGCACGTTCAGGTGGTGGAGGGCGGCGAGGACGTCGTGGCCATCGAGCGGGCGCTGCTTGCAGCCCGGGACGAGACGAGCCGTCCCTCGATCATCGTGCTGCGCACCATCATCGGCTACCCCGCCCCGAAGAAGATGAACACCGGTGCCGCGCACGGTGCCGCCCTCGGCGACGAGGAGGTCGCCGCCGTCAAGAAGGAGCTGGGCTTCGACCCGGAGAAGTCCTTCGAGGTGAGCGACGAGGTCATCAAGCACACCCGGCAGGCCAAGGACCGCGGCACCGCGGCGCACGAGGACTGGGAGCCCACCTTCCAGGCCTGGGCCGAGCGCGAGCCCGAGCGCAAGCAGCTGCTGGACCGGCTCCTGGGCCGCACGCTGCCCGACGGCTACGCCGACAACCTCCCCACCTGGTCCACCGACGACAAGGCCGTGGCCACCCGCAAGGCGTCGGAGGCCGTGCTCAACGCCCTCGGCCCGGTGCTGCCCGAGCTGTGGGGCGGCTCGGCCGACCTGGCCGGCAGCAACAACACCACCATCAAGGGCTCGGACTCCTTCGGCCCCACGTCGATCTCCACCGACACCTGGACCGCCCAGCCCTACGGGCGCACCCTGCACTTCGGGGTCCGCGAGCACGCCATGGCGGCGGCGCTCAACGGCATCGCGCTGCACGGGCCCACCCGCCCCTACGGCGGCACCTTCCTGGTGTTCAGCGACTACGAGCGTCCCGCGCTGCGGCTGGCCGCGCTGATGAAGTCGGCCGTGATCCACGTCTGGACGCACGACTCCATCGGCCTCGGCGAGGACGGCCCCACCCACCAGCCGATCGAGCACCTGGCCACGCTGCGGGCCATCCCCGGCTTCAGCGTGGTGCGCCCTGGCGACGCCAACGAGACCGCCGCCGCCTGGAAGGCCGTGCTGGAGCGCCCCGAGGGCCCCGCCGGTCTGGCGCTCACCCGGCAGAACATCCCGATCCTGGCGGGCACCAGCACCGAGGGCGTCGCCCGCGGCGGCTACGTGCTGCAGGACGCCGAGGCGGGCCCGCTGCAGGTGATCCTCATCGGCACCGGCTCCGAGCTGCAGATCGCGGTGGCCACCCGGGAGACCCTGGAGGCACAGGGCATCGGTGCGCGCGTGGTCTCCATGCCCTGCGTGGAGTGGTTCGAGGAGCAGGACGCCGACTACCGGGAGTCCGTGCTCCCCGCCGCGGTCAAGGCCCGCGTGGCGGTGGAGGCGGCCTCGCCGCTGACCTGGTACCGCTACGTCGGGGACGCCGGCGAGATCGTCGGCCTCGACCACTTCGGTGCGTCCGCCGACTACGAGACGCTCTACCGAGAGTTCGGCATCACCGATGAGGCGGTGACGGCTGCCGCGCAGCGGTCCCTCGCCCGAGTGGAGGCATGACAACCATGACAGACGTGAACACCGCAGGCACCAGCCCTGCGACCGAGCAGAACCCGAACCTGGCCGCGCTGTCGGCGGCCGGGGTGAGCGTGTGGCTGGACGACCTCTCCCGGGAGCGGCTGCGCACCGGGAACCTGGCGCAGCTGGTGCAGACCCGCAGCATCGTGGGCGTCACCACCAACCCGACGATCTTCGCCGGGGCGCTGTCCAAGGGCGACGCCTACGACGCCCAGCTGCGTGAGCTGGCCGCCCAGGGCGCTGACCTCGACACCACCGTGCGGGTGCTGACCACCGACGACGTCCGGGAGGCCTGCGACGTCCTGCGCCCGGCGTGGGAGGCCAGCAGCGGCCGCGACGGCCGGGTCTCCATCGAGGTCGACCCCCGCCTGGCGCACGAGACCGACAAGACCGTCGAACAGGCGGTCGAGCTGTGGAAGATCGTCGACCGGCCGAACGCGATGATCAAGATCCCCGCCACCGAGGAGGGGCTGTCGGCCATCACCCAGACCCTGGCCCAGGGAATCAGCGTCAACGTGACCCTGATCTTCTCCGTCGAGCGGCACCGTGCGGTGATCGACGCCTTCCTCGACGGGCTGGAGCAGGCCAGGACGGCCGGGCACGACCTCGCCACCATCGAGAGCGTGGCGTCGTTCTTCGTCTCCCGCGTGGACAGCGAGGTGGACAAGCGCCTGGAGGCCATCGGCACGCCGGAGGCGATGGAGCTGCGCGGCAAGGCTGCCCTGGCCAACGCCCGCCTGGCCTACGGCGCCTTCGAGGAGGTCTTCCAGGTCGGCTCCCGCTGGGCCGAGCTGGCCAAGGAGGGCGCACACCCGCAGCGCCCGCTGTGGGCCTCCACCGGAGTGAAGAACCCCGACTACTCCGACACCATGTACGTCAGCGAGCTCGTGGCGCCGAACACGGTGAACACCATGCCGGAGAAGACCCTGGAGGCCTTCGCCGACCACGGCGTGGTCACCGGCGACACCGTCAGCGACACCTCGGTGGCCGCCCAGGAGGTGTTCGACAGCCTGGAGCGCGTGGGCATCGACATCACCGAGGTCTTCCTCGCGCTGGAGAACGAGGGCGTGGAGAAGTTCATGGGCTCCTGGTCCGAGCTGTCCGAGACCGTGCAGGGCCAGCTGGACAGCGCCGCGAAGGCCTGAGCACGGCTGGTCCACCCGCCCCGAGCAACGAACGTCGAGCGACACCGAGGAGTACCTAGTGGCCCCTTCCGCCGGGTGGACCAACCCGCTGGCCGAGGGCTGGGTCAACCCGCTGCGTGACAGCAGGGACAAGCGGCTGCCGAGGATCGCCGGGCCTTGTGGCCTGGTGATCTTCGGCGTCACCGGTGACCTGGCCCGCAAGAAGCTGATGCCGGCCGTGTACGACCTGGCCAACCGAGGCCTGCTGCCGCCCGGCTTCGCGCTCGTCGGGTTCGCCCGGCGGGAGTGGGCCGACGAGGACTTCGGCAAGGTGGTGCACGACGCGGTGCGCGAGTACGCCCGCACGCCGTTCCGCGAGGACGTCTGGAACGCCCTCGCCGAGGGGTTCCGCTTCGTGCAGGGCAGCTTCGACGACGACGCGGCGTTCGACAGCCTGGCCGCCACCCTCGCCGAGCTCGACCGGGTGCGGGGCACCGGCGGCAACCACGCCTTCTACCTGTCGGTGCCGCCGGCGGCGTTCCCCACCGTCTGCGAGCAGCTGTCCCGCTCGGGCCTGGCCAAGCAGACCGACGGGGAGTGGCGGCGGGTGGTGATCGAGAAGCCCTTCGGCCACGACCTGCAGAGCGCCCGCGAGCTCAACGCGGTGGTCAACGAGGTGTTCCCCGAGGACTCGGTGTTCCGCATCGACCACTACCTCGGCAAGGAGACGGTGCAGAACATCCTGGCGCTGCGCTTCGCCAACCAGCTGTTCGACCCGATCTGGAACGCCCACTACGTCGACCACGTGCAGATCACCATGGCCGAGGACATCGGGCTCGGCGGCCGGGCCGGCTACTACGACGGCATCGGCGCCGCCCGCGACGTCATCCAGAACCACCTCCTGCAGCTGCTGGCGTTCATCGCCATGGAGGAGCCGATCAGCTTCGACCCGCACGAGCTGCAGGCCGAGAAGATCAAGGTGCTCTCCGCCACCCGGCTGGTGCAGCCGCTGGACGACACCACCGCCCGCGGGCAGTACACCGGCGGCTGGCAGGGCGGCCAGCAGGTGGTGGGGCTGCTGGAGGAGGAGGGCTTCGCCAAGGACTCCACCACCGAGACGTTCGCGGCGATCACCGTGGACGTGGACACCCGCCGCTGGGCGGGGGTGCCGTTCTACCTGCGCACCGGCAAGCGGCTGGGCCGGCGGGTCACCGAGATCGCGGTGGTGTTCAAG is from Rhodococcus sp. X156 and encodes:
- a CDS encoding ABC transporter permease, producing the protein MTAQADARGQAEPRFPAGTFAPDPRPATPGRMLLAQGRLELLLLLRNGEQLLLTMLIPITLLVGLSLLPIVDLPEPRVDSVVPGVMALAVMSTAFTGQAIAVGFDRRYGALKRLGATPLPRWGILGGKVAAVLVVVALQALLLGVIGLAIGWRPSVAGLALGVIALAVGTFAFGALGLLIGGWLKAEIVLALANIIWFVLLGLGGIVVPLDRLPDALAEIARLLPSGALTEVLREATMHTSVNLTGLLALLVWGVVGALAATRTFRFT
- a CDS encoding transcriptional regulator, with translation MTRPRAAAALPGRTEQAKSLGVPHRAQEQQTRECVARELLEKGPVTASDVAQTLGVSPAGIRRHLDALVASDEATSISAPALVRRGRGRPARQYLLTATGRARFGRSEGLSELAASALRQLRELGGDSAVREFARRRVAAITSRVQPNQSAAATADSLAQALTDAGYAASTREVGNGVQLCQHHCPVAEVAAEFPELCEAERSVFADLLGTHVQRLATIANGDPVCTTHVPTGAQPAPNRTALRKEHA
- a CDS encoding COX15/CtaA family protein; this encodes MSVPAQRRFTFVAALTQAGIAVTGAVVRVTGSGLGCPTWPQCFPGSMVPTGAHDVPAYEQAIEFGNRLLTYVVTAAAVAVLLVVLRAGRRTSLKRYAWSLPLGTVVQAVLGGITVLTGLEWWTVALHLLVSTVLVWLAVQLHVGVGQPDTGQPHLTVPPPLRTLLAVATAVLAALMVAGTMVTGAGPHAGNSETPRLDLDIPALAQLHAELLVGYLGLLVGAYFAFKAVAAPRAVLRQWWILAAVVLAQGGIGVVQYFTGVPEALVAAHVAGACATTWAMAALWARTRVRTPLTEDLADRSPQLSPAAAH
- a CDS encoding ABC transporter ATP-binding protein, yielding MTSASSAPPAAAVQLRDVVKSFGPTTAVAGLSLEVQPAQVLALLGPNGAGKTTTVEMCEGFSAPDSGTVRVLGLDPVGQSDELRPRIGVMLQGGGAYPGAKAGEMLRLIAAYSDRPHDPDWLLRTLGLTDAVRTPYRRLSGGQQQRLALACALVNRPELVFLDEPTAGLDAQARLLVWDLVDGLRRDGVSVVLTTHLIDEAEELADHVAIVDAGRMVAEGTPAELTTVGAEQQLRFSAPSRLDVELLALALPEGYITSEPQPGRYLVEGEITPQVLATVTSWCARMDVLATDLQVARRSLEDVFLELTGRELRR
- the mptB gene encoding polyprenol phosphomannose-dependent alpha 1,6 mannosyltransferase MptB; this encodes MARLHDVEPPAAALSRAELAQLRAARRLGATGTVLMALGSLGAGANPVLQNPLQGVRLLGLPARMPATALAITITGMILVVLAWLVIGRFARGGAPRRMSRSQLDRTLLLWALPLTVAPPMFSKDVYSYLAQSEIAARGLDPYVLGPAQALGVSNVLTRTVPTIWRDTPAPYGPFFLWIGRGISSISRDSILTGIFLHRLLALVGVALIVWALPRLARRCGVAPVSALWLGALNPLVLFHLVSGIHNEALMIGLMLAGVELALRGVETAGPLRGRALLLLLAGSALVVLSAAVKVPSLLALGFVGMALARRWGASLRAVVAAGALLLGVTAAVFLLIGGLSGLGFGWTKTLGTANAVRSWMSMSTLSGMLTGLVGKLLGLGDHTSAILTYTRLIGSALATYVGARMLFAVLRGRLHAVGGLGITLGAVVLLFPVVHPWYLLWAAIPLAAWASAPAYRRVAVAVSAAVAVLLMPNGAEYPPFVIVEAAAAAVVVALVAMFLTRKVLPWREFLRPAALPGRPAAYAGTP